A section of the Saprospiraceae bacterium genome encodes:
- a CDS encoding tetratricopeptide repeat protein: protein MKDRFADFEQAEALFQESYEVYQNEPKLKARPSYALLLKGLGIHYKRIGNFNKALLYLYEAKSATKSSIGTKNWDYYSVLYNIGNVYLEQKNFSAAKEMYMFILNSDELTAEDKEINFPYVKGALISLGDMTGENVPESYAKDIMTKARSSETTNYTLAMTLNQNSVWLYNHHRYAEALESDREALNIANGVYSPESDLLNGIYFNLCSDYLKINQPDSARKYFFLSYNATKKKLLNSFKFMADSEVDLLTQKMLHYNSILIGKKEFNSKSYAGLLYDDALLYRGILQYSRYIKNKLINCDTNAHKLFEKYKSSKRLLANEYSKPLSEQKRISDLEETANFCERQLNSHVQGIEKLLDLVSWKQVHSQLKSGEAAIEFIRLNIGEDSPLLDSFWYAALLIRPEFPNPEFILMCEEQKLRAIISDDPKKRMDYVSKLYVPESIEENNSKSLEHFIWKPLEPFLNQVKTIYYSPVGLLHRLNLGPIVQSKSKHLLMNDYQFILMSSTRNLVSDPTFKDSISNDCVFIGGIEYELDIDTNKLVASP from the coding sequence ATGAAAGACAGGTTCGCTGATTTTGAACAAGCAGAAGCTCTGTTTCAGGAAAGTTATGAAGTATACCAAAACGAACCTAAGTTAAAAGCCAGACCTTCCTATGCGTTGCTTTTAAAAGGCCTTGGTATTCACTACAAAAGGATTGGCAACTTCAACAAGGCATTGTTATATCTATACGAAGCTAAATCGGCTACAAAGTCAAGCATTGGTACCAAAAACTGGGATTACTACTCAGTTCTTTATAATATTGGAAATGTTTATCTTGAACAGAAAAATTTTTCAGCTGCGAAAGAAATGTATATGTTTATTTTAAACTCGGATGAGCTAACTGCAGAAGACAAGGAAATTAATTTTCCATACGTCAAAGGAGCCTTAATAAGTTTGGGCGACATGACCGGAGAAAATGTACCGGAGTCTTATGCAAAAGACATCATGACAAAAGCACGCAGCAGTGAAACGACTAACTATACGTTGGCAATGACATTAAATCAAAACAGCGTTTGGTTATACAATCATCACAGGTATGCGGAAGCGCTTGAATCAGATCGCGAAGCATTGAATATTGCAAACGGTGTGTACTCGCCGGAGTCAGATCTTTTGAATGGAATATATTTTAACCTTTGTTCTGATTATTTAAAAATTAACCAGCCTGACTCTGCTCGTAAATATTTCTTTTTAAGTTACAATGCAACTAAAAAGAAACTCTTGAATTCTTTCAAATTTATGGCAGACTCAGAAGTCGATTTACTAACACAGAAAATGTTACACTATAATTCGATATTAATCGGAAAAAAAGAATTTAATTCCAAATCCTATGCGGGTTTATTGTATGATGATGCTTTGTTATATCGTGGCATTCTTCAATATTCACGCTACATTAAAAACAAATTGATCAACTGCGATACTAACGCACATAAACTATTTGAAAAATATAAATCAAGCAAACGTTTGCTTGCCAATGAATATTCAAAACCATTAAGTGAACAAAAAAGAATATCAGATTTAGAAGAAACTGCAAATTTTTGTGAGAGGCAATTAAATTCACATGTTCAAGGAATCGAAAAATTATTAGACCTGGTAAGCTGGAAACAAGTTCATTCGCAATTAAAATCGGGTGAAGCCGCCATCGAATTTATAAGACTGAATATAGGAGAAGATTCTCCGCTACTGGATAGTTTCTGGTATGCCGCTCTTTTAATTCGACCTGAATTTCCAAATCCTGAGTTTATACTTATGTGTGAGGAACAGAAATTACGGGCCATTATTTCAGATGACCCCAAAAAGAGAATGGACTACGTATCAAAGTTGTACGTTCCTGAATCCATTGAAGAAAACAATAGCAAAAGTTTAGAGCATTTCATTTGGAAGCCCCTAGAACCATTTTTGAACCAGGTAAAAACTATATATTACTCTCCGGTTGGACTTTTACATCGCTTAAATTTAGGGCCTATCGTTCAAAGCAAGTCTAAACACTTATTGATGAATGATTATCAGTTCATATTAATGTCAAGCACACGCAATCTTGTTAGTGATCCTACTTTTAAGGATTCAATATCTAATGACTGCGTGTTTATTGGAGGAATTGAATATGAGCTCGACATAGATACAAATAAGCTGGTAGCATCCCCATGA
- a CDS encoding CHAT domain-containing protein gives MTRGSHSFYTVDSTFRANKWNILPGARFEIDKIQEITSKNNIKTSSVYGKLASEEYFKSLGRSTERMVSPGIIHISTHGFFFPDPITSNKIKKAPLKTNLYL, from the coding sequence ATGACAAGAGGATCGCATTCATTTTATACTGTAGATTCAACATTCAGAGCCAATAAATGGAATATCTTACCTGGTGCAAGGTTTGAAATTGATAAGATCCAAGAAATTACTTCTAAGAATAATATTAAGACCTCAAGTGTATATGGTAAATTGGCTAGTGAAGAATATTTTAAATCTTTGGGGCGCTCAACTGAAAGGATGGTTTCTCCGGGCATTATCCATATTTCTACGCACGGATTTTTCTTTCCCGATCCTATTACATCCAATAAAATAAAAAAGGCTCCATTGAAAACGAACCTGTATTTATGA
- a CDS encoding T9SS type A sorting domain-containing protein: protein MSPNPVNDILTIDIQMERSDDLMLIINDQNGHLIWQKKIKSAADRIQVEYNAELLIPGIYLMSISNAEGHLTKSFTKS, encoded by the coding sequence TTGAGTCCAAATCCAGTAAACGACATTCTTACGATTGACATTCAAATGGAAAGATCTGATGACCTAATGCTCATCATCAATGATCAAAATGGACATTTGATCTGGCAGAAGAAAATAAAATCTGCTGCCGACCGAATACAAGTGGAGTATAATGCAGAATTGTTGATTCCAGGAATTTATTTAATGAGCATCAGCAATGCCGAAGGTCATCTAACAAAATCATTTACAAAGAGCTAG
- a CDS encoding serine hydrolase, with product MSRQSFSREEYVKIYRDSALAFLPGTRYLYSSWAYFTLGFIIEKVTGKSYQNAMRDEIFNKINMHHSGSYSHRDIVTQRAAGYDYGLGNYISADFRDQSNTMGTGDLYSTVEDLFQFHMAIANYKLLSKSLTEEMLAPGMRPARYGYGWFNQNFKYTPTDSVAANYHLGSTEGFISFMIRIPETNSMAVILCNSAPTDFFGIIKNILRILYNKSVVLKEPIHKKMETILSQKTADIAVADYHIMKLDTTKFYADWLQMYYLAEKLFNLNRHDDARVIAENNVLEFPDRYLLTLALANIYSALNRKTEALKFYRQTLQLNPENEEAHIRLKELQLK from the coding sequence ATGAGCCGCCAAAGTTTTAGCAGAGAGGAGTATGTTAAAATTTATAGAGACTCTGCATTGGCATTTTTACCTGGTACTCGATATTTGTATAGCAGTTGGGCTTATTTTACTTTGGGTTTTATTATTGAAAAAGTTACTGGGAAGTCTTATCAAAATGCCATGAGAGATGAAATTTTTAATAAAATAAATATGCATCATTCAGGTTCCTATTCGCATAGAGATATTGTAACTCAAAGAGCTGCAGGTTATGACTATGGTTTAGGAAACTACATTTCGGCCGATTTCAGGGATCAATCAAACACTATGGGTACAGGCGATCTTTATTCAACTGTAGAAGACCTGTTCCAATTTCATATGGCCATTGCAAATTATAAATTACTAAGTAAATCGCTTACAGAAGAAATGTTAGCTCCCGGAATGAGACCTGCCAGATATGGTTACGGTTGGTTTAATCAAAATTTTAAGTATACTCCCACCGATAGTGTTGCAGCAAATTATCATTTAGGTTCAACCGAGGGATTTATATCTTTTATGATTCGAATCCCAGAAACAAATAGTATGGCAGTTATTTTATGCAATAGTGCGCCGACTGATTTTTTTGGAATCATTAAGAATATATTGAGGATACTTTACAACAAATCGGTTGTTTTGAAAGAACCTATTCATAAAAAAATGGAGACAATATTATCCCAAAAGACTGCGGATATAGCAGTTGCAGATTACCATATTATGAAATTGGATACTACAAAGTTTTATGCAGACTGGTTGCAAATGTATTATTTGGCGGAAAAATTATTCAATTTAAACAGACACGATGATGCCAGAGTCATTGCAGAAAACAATGTCCTTGAATTTCCAGATAGATATTTGCTAACATTGGCATTGGCAAATATTTATTCTGCTTTGAATAGAAAAACAGAGGCCCTCAAATTCTATAGGCAGACACTTCAATTAAACCCAGAGAATGAAGAAGCTCATATCAGATTAAAGGAGTTGCAATTAAAATAA
- a CDS encoding beta-lactamase family protein, whose translation MQKLMQTYHEFKMFDGAVLLAENGNIIYKDAFGLANREWNIPNTTNTKFMLGSISKPFTATLILILVEKGLLSLDKSIDSYLPEFMDKPAAKVTIKQLLNHTSGLQNYEIMKDFFPK comes from the coding sequence ATGCAGAAGTTAATGCAGACTTATCACGAGTTCAAGATGTTTGATGGAGCTGTTTTACTTGCAGAAAATGGTAATATCATATACAAGGATGCATTTGGATTGGCTAATAGAGAATGGAACATTCCCAATACTACGAATACAAAATTTATGCTTGGTTCTATATCTAAGCCATTCACCGCAACTTTAATTTTAATTTTAGTGGAGAAAGGATTGTTGAGTTTGGATAAATCTATTGATTCATATTTACCGGAGTTTATGGATAAGCCGGCAGCTAAAGTTACCATTAAACAATTATTGAACCATACTTCTGGATTGCAAAATTATGAAATAATGAAGGATTTTTTTCCTAAATGA
- a CDS encoding T9SS type A sorting domain-containing protein, whose protein sequence is MVNHLPNENGIASTTGKLSQLIIFGLKGSDKISGFQAVHPVTQGLTGPSTQQSPYILPDAPGVQFTSILSAGETINGYTLCGIPDGMGAYDNGNGNFTILLNHEVGAGGGAIRAHGSTGAFVSKWTVRKSDLKVLHGEDLIKSVNLWNGTAYVKGTTAFSRLCSGDLAPYTAFYHKSGFKRLGTMTRLFLNGEEIGAEGRAFAHIVTGSNAGVSYELPYLGRASWENVLAHPESGEKTIVALLDDSNEGQVYFYYGTKGTAGNEIDKAGLSKGKLYGLKIEGYKTELDSTIPSDLMQFSLADLGTVQKMSGAELNTLSNNLSVTSFKRPEDGTWISGKPNEFYFVTTNAFNAPSRMWKLTFNDLKNPAAGGTISVVLNGTEGHKMMDNICADNAGHLLIQEDVGNNARLGKIWQYNTSTDLLKSVGEHDPTRFLNGGYNYLTQDEESSGIVDIKNILGQGMFLLNDQAHYTIGGEVIEGGQILVMFNPDTYNERPTVMLEAEMSDDKSHEEESVESKIASNIYQMISNQNSDTNLLKIYPNPISTGQYLTLELNLSKEQMVFVSLYNISGQQIWNEQLLVPGKRIRYTHPFAENLNRGIYLLSCRLLDKTINQKIIIK, encoded by the coding sequence ATGGTCAATCATCTCCCCAATGAAAACGGAATTGCCTCCACAACCGGAAAACTAAGTCAATTGATAATCTTTGGACTTAAAGGTTCGGATAAAATTTCAGGATTTCAAGCCGTGCATCCGGTTACTCAAGGGCTAACAGGACCAAGTACCCAGCAATCTCCATATATTCTTCCGGATGCACCCGGTGTTCAATTTACTTCAATTCTTTCGGCTGGAGAAACTATAAATGGTTATACACTATGCGGCATTCCAGATGGTATGGGGGCATATGACAATGGAAATGGCAACTTCACCATCTTGCTGAATCATGAAGTTGGAGCTGGAGGTGGGGCTATTCGCGCTCATGGTTCTACAGGTGCTTTTGTATCTAAATGGACCGTCCGCAAATCCGACTTAAAAGTATTACACGGTGAAGACCTTATTAAATCCGTAAACCTCTGGAATGGAACCGCATATGTAAAAGGTACTACCGCATTTTCTCGCTTGTGCTCCGGAGATCTTGCTCCCTACACTGCTTTCTATCATAAATCTGGTTTTAAAAGATTAGGAACAATGACCAGATTGTTCCTGAATGGAGAAGAAATTGGAGCAGAAGGTCGCGCATTTGCCCACATCGTTACTGGTTCAAATGCCGGGGTCAGTTACGAACTTCCATATTTGGGTAGGGCTTCTTGGGAAAATGTGCTAGCTCACCCTGAATCAGGAGAAAAGACGATCGTAGCTTTACTTGACGACAGCAATGAAGGCCAAGTATATTTTTACTATGGAACCAAAGGGACCGCAGGCAATGAAATTGACAAGGCTGGACTTTCCAAAGGAAAATTGTACGGACTTAAAATTGAGGGTTATAAAACTGAGTTAGATTCCACGATACCGTCAGATTTAATGCAGTTTAGTCTCGCAGATCTTGGGACTGTTCAAAAAATGTCTGGAGCAGAACTGAATACTTTGAGCAATAATTTGAGTGTAACCAGTTTTAAACGTCCGGAAGACGGCACTTGGATTTCAGGCAAACCCAATGAATTTTATTTTGTCACCACCAATGCATTCAACGCACCAAGTAGGATGTGGAAATTGACATTTAACGATTTAAAAAATCCAGCAGCTGGAGGTACAATTTCAGTTGTTTTGAATGGAACCGAGGGACACAAAATGATGGACAATATTTGCGCAGATAATGCCGGCCATTTGTTGATTCAGGAAGATGTTGGCAACAATGCACGATTAGGAAAAATTTGGCAGTACAACACCTCAACGGATCTATTGAAATCAGTAGGGGAACATGACCCAACGCGATTTCTTAACGGAGGCTATAATTATCTGACTCAGGATGAAGAATCTTCTGGAATTGTAGATATTAAAAATATACTAGGGCAAGGAATGTTTTTGCTTAATGATCAGGCCCACTACACCATAGGAGGGGAAGTTATAGAAGGAGGACAGATTTTAGTTATGTTCAATCCTGATACATACAATGAGAGACCTACTGTCATGTTAGAAGCTGAAATGTCTGATGACAAAAGCCATGAAGAGGAATCTGTTGAATCAAAAATTGCTTCAAATATATACCAAATGATATCCAATCAGAATTCGGATACAAACCTGTTAAAAATATATCCTAATCCCATATCTACTGGTCAGTATTTGACACTTGAATTAAATCTTTCGAAAGAACAGATGGTCTTTGTGAGTTTATATAATATTTCAGGCCAACAAATTTGGAACGAACAATTGCTAGTGCCTGGCAAAAGAATTCGATACACACATCCATTTGCCGAAAATTTAAATCGGGGTATATACCTGTTGTCTTGTCGTTTACTTGATAAAACCATAAATCAAAAAATTATCATTAAATAA
- a CDS encoding esterase-like activity of phytase family protein, giving the protein MIDTVFKYRKNNRGFEGIAITPNGKIYVAIQSPLLFPSKSIGENSRIHRILEIDPATNITRMFAYLNDGIIGKVVTRFDYATGKLVICMQLTIMNCWYLKPQLVEQLTLKDYIELTWPTPPLYMEVFMVI; this is encoded by the coding sequence TTGATAGACACTGTTTTTAAATACCGCAAGAACAATCGCGGCTTTGAAGGGATTGCTATTACTCCCAATGGCAAAATTTATGTAGCCATCCAAAGTCCATTATTATTTCCTTCAAAATCAATTGGCGAAAATTCGAGGATTCATCGAATTTTGGAAATAGATCCTGCAACCAATATTACCAGAATGTTTGCGTATCTGAATGACGGGATCATTGGAAAGGTGGTGACCAGATTCGACTACGCGACTGGAAAATTGGTGATTTGTATGCAGTTAACAATAATGAATTGTTGGTACTTGAAGCCGCAGCTCGTGGAGCAACTGACATTAAAAGATTATATCGAATTAACTTGGCCCACGCCACCCCTGTACATGGAGGTCTTTATGGTAATATGA
- a CDS encoding esterase-like activity of phytase family protein, translated as MKKTLLKVLYGIFAVVLLQVNSKAQIQILQEFKNYHSRSIGTYQNIHYREAGFSSLYPIAGSQGTEFWTCSDRGVNIDAANANEVACRPTYDKIFPFPSYSPKIHRLRLRGDSIQIIQTIPVRRPNGQGATGLINPTGLGSTALEMPSVDTVNSCSSFMQKLTQKDTFGIDCEGLVVDPDGNFWLCEEGGPTIWKLNKAGVLIQRFTP; from the coding sequence ATGAAAAAGACATTACTGAAGGTCCTTTATGGGATCTTTGCTGTCGTATTATTGCAGGTCAACAGCAAAGCACAAATCCAAATCCTGCAGGAATTTAAGAATTATCATTCTCGATCTATTGGTACTTATCAAAACATACATTACCGCGAAGCAGGATTCTCCTCTCTTTATCCCATTGCTGGAAGTCAGGGTACCGAATTCTGGACTTGCTCAGATCGTGGCGTAAACATTGACGCAGCCAATGCAAATGAAGTGGCTTGTCGACCTACCTATGACAAAATTTTTCCCTTTCCAAGTTATAGTCCTAAAATTCACAGGTTAAGACTAAGAGGAGACAGTATACAAATCATTCAGACCATTCCTGTTAGAAGACCCAACGGGCAGGGTGCAACAGGACTTATCAATCCAACAGGTCTCGGCAGCACAGCCCTTGAAATGCCATCAGTTGATACAGTTAATTCTTGTTCTTCCTTCATGCAGAAACTTACACAAAAGGATACGTTTGGAATTGATTGCGAAGGTCTAGTCGTTGACCCCGATGGTAATTTCTGGTTATGCGAAGAAGGCGGCCCAACCATTTGGAAGTTGAACAAAGCGGGAGTTCTCATTCAGCGTTTTACTCCCTAA
- a CDS encoding SRPBCC family protein → MAIYHFIRTQKLPASRVELWDFISSPANLKEITPDYMGFEVTNILGVEKMYPGMIIAYKVSPLFGLKLNWLTEITHVKDFEYFVDEQRVGPYSLWHHQHKLENIEGGVLMTDIVTYKPPMGILGIIANFLFIEKKLDEIFDYRKIVLEKKFGKFES, encoded by the coding sequence ATGGCAATTTATCACTTTATACGCACCCAGAAATTACCTGCTTCAAGAGTTGAATTATGGGATTTTATTTCGTCTCCGGCCAATTTAAAGGAAATAACACCTGACTACATGGGCTTCGAGGTAACAAATATATTGGGTGTTGAAAAAATGTATCCGGGCATGATCATTGCCTATAAAGTGAGCCCTTTGTTTGGTTTAAAACTCAATTGGCTTACAGAAATAACCCATGTTAAAGACTTTGAATACTTTGTTGATGAGCAAAGAGTAGGCCCTTACTCACTGTGGCATCATCAACATAAATTGGAGAACATTGAAGGAGGAGTTTTAATGACCGATATTGTAACTTATAAACCGCCAATGGGTATTTTGGGGATCATAGCTAACTTTCTCTTTATTGAAAAAAAACTAGATGAAATATTTGATTATCGAAAAATTGTTTTAGAGAAGAAATTCGGGAAATTCGAATCCTAA
- a CDS encoding DUF1398 family protein: protein MCAECGIDKWEICMNKMTCNYYDKAGNNIWVDGILQ from the coding sequence ATGTGTGCAGAATGCGGAATAGATAAGTGGGAAATCTGTATGAACAAAATGACCTGCAACTATTACGACAAAGCAGGAAATAACATATGGGTGGATGGAATACTACAATAA
- a CDS encoding ATP-binding protein — protein MNQQSTLDSMRNLRLTGMADRYEAIIHLPAHQKPDESILIGQLVEAEFLHRNHRKTQTSVKNAKFRYQANLNDVICTPQRNLSKEIISSISDCSFIDRGENIIITGATGCGKSFLASAIGYQACIKGKRVAYLSLPKLFAKIKSDKLDGAFRKDIDRLENKNLVILDDWGLTPLDTQARLALLQIMEDRHNRYSTIIVSQLPVAAWHQYINENTIADAILDRIIHQAHRIELTGESLRKMSKINQQ, from the coding sequence ATGAATCAACAAAGTACTTTAGATTCCATGCGCAACTTGCGGTTAACTGGAATGGCCGATCGATACGAAGCCATTATTCATTTACCAGCACACCAAAAACCAGATGAATCCATTTTAATTGGCCAATTGGTAGAAGCTGAATTTTTGCACCGTAATCATCGCAAAACTCAAACTTCTGTAAAGAATGCAAAGTTTAGGTATCAAGCTAATCTTAACGATGTGATTTGTACACCACAAAGGAATCTCTCAAAAGAAATAATTTCTTCAATATCGGATTGCTCGTTCATAGATCGTGGTGAAAATATTATCATTACCGGTGCTACAGGTTGCGGGAAAAGTTTTCTTGCATCTGCTATCGGATATCAAGCTTGTATTAAAGGCAAACGTGTCGCTTATCTTTCATTACCTAAACTGTTTGCAAAAATTAAATCAGATAAATTGGATGGTGCATTCCGCAAAGACATTGATAGACTTGAAAATAAAAATCTTGTTATTTTAGATGACTGGGGTTTGACTCCCCTCGATACTCAGGCTCGTTTAGCTTTGTTGCAAATAATGGAAGATAGACATAACAGATATTCCACCATAATCGTCTCTCAACTTCCTGTAGCTGCATGGCATCAATATATTAATGAAAATACCATTGCCGATGCTATCCTTGATCGTATAATACATCAAGCTCATAGAATTGAACTAACCGGTGAATCTTTACGCAAAATGTCAAAAATTAATCAACAATAA
- a CDS encoding IS21 family transposase, producing MQKLRKLLKLTLEALSDRKISQLTGMSRNTIDKYKEVFDKHPLSYQQLLKLSDKELYSIVYPPAEQDPSHDELYRLFPDMEKRLTKVGVTKLLLWEDYKREFPQGVQYSQFCEHFKRYEKSQQLSYVFDHKAGDKIMIDFAGKKLHLVDPDSGELIPVEVFVGILPCSGYTFAIAIPSQTTPDFLYALESALHYFGGVPQAIVTDNLKPAVNRASKYDPELNKSMADFAEHYDAAVLPTRARKPKDKALVESAINILYTRIYAPLHDKVFHSLRDLNEAIRILLDKHNSILYQQKPFSRKQQFDSVEKIN from the coding sequence ATGCAAAAGCTAAGAAAACTATTAAAATTGACTTTGGAAGCCTTATCTGATCGTAAGATTAGTCAGCTTACCGGAATGTCGAGGAATACCATTGATAAATACAAAGAGGTATTCGATAAGCATCCTTTGAGTTATCAACAATTACTTAAACTATCGGACAAGGAGTTATATTCTATTGTCTACCCTCCAGCTGAGCAAGACCCCAGTCATGATGAATTATATCGTTTGTTCCCAGATATGGAAAAACGATTAACAAAAGTTGGAGTGACCAAACTTTTGCTCTGGGAAGATTACAAAAGGGAGTTTCCTCAGGGTGTTCAATACTCCCAATTTTGTGAACATTTTAAACGCTATGAAAAAAGTCAGCAACTCAGTTATGTGTTTGATCATAAAGCCGGGGATAAAATCATGATTGATTTTGCAGGTAAAAAATTGCACTTAGTGGATCCCGATTCTGGTGAACTTATTCCAGTTGAAGTATTTGTTGGTATTTTGCCCTGTAGTGGATACACATTTGCAATCGCTATTCCAAGTCAAACCACACCTGATTTTTTATACGCATTAGAATCAGCTCTACATTATTTTGGGGGCGTTCCACAGGCGATCGTTACTGACAACCTAAAGCCTGCTGTAAACCGTGCCAGCAAGTACGATCCTGAGTTGAATAAAAGTATGGCAGATTTTGCGGAGCATTATGATGCCGCAGTATTACCTACACGCGCACGCAAACCAAAAGATAAAGCCTTAGTTGAATCTGCCATTAATATCCTATATACCAGAATTTATGCTCCGCTCCACGACAAAGTTTTTCATAGCCTTCGAGACTTGAATGAAGCCATTCGTATATTGCTTGATAAGCACAATAGTATTCTTTATCAACAAAAACCATTTAGCCGCAAACAACAATTTGATTCAGTAGAAAAAATCAACTAA
- a CDS encoding DUF1398 family protein — translation MIEQEELQYAAYLSDGHFVYHGVHDHTAIVPAMYNPLFIDDSIYKVQFNVELLAHQQVKTDFLTFIEYSGQNEPLIPEQIEPPIPE, via the coding sequence GTGATTGAACAGGAAGAGCTGCAATATGCAGCATACCTGTCAGATGGACATTTTGTCTATCATGGTGTTCATGATCACACTGCAATAGTGCCTGCAATGTATAACCCACTTTTTATTGACGACTCAATATATAAGGTGCAATTTAATGTAGAATTATTGGCACACCAGCAGGTTAAAACAGACTTCCTGACTTTCATTGAGTATTCCGGCCAAAATGAGCCACTGATTCCGGAGCAAATTGAGCCACCGATTCCGGAGTAA
- a CDS encoding anion permease produces MSISFLSAVLLSMSFKVLPTDVVYSKVDWRLIILIGGMTAFGTAIKQTGGDVYLANQITTIFSGANNVLILLAFMILTVLLTQPMSNAAAALVILPIALQTANSIGADPRSFAVAIILSASISMVTPFEPASLLVLGPGRYKISHFFKIGGVLTVIGLFIILLMIRYLYRIE; encoded by the coding sequence ATGAGCATTTCATTTTTATCAGCAGTGTTACTGTCTATGTCATTTAAAGTATTACCAACTGATGTAGTTTATTCAAAAGTTGACTGGCGGCTTATTATACTCATTGGCGGTATGACCGCCTTTGGAACAGCCATCAAACAAACAGGTGGCGATGTCTATCTCGCAAATCAAATCACCACAATTTTTTCAGGTGCAAACAATGTTCTTATACTCCTCGCTTTTATGATCCTCACTGTTTTACTTACACAACCTATGAGCAATGCTGCCGCTGCATTGGTAATTCTTCCAATCGCACTGCAAACAGCAAACAGCATTGGTGCCGATCCTAGAAGTTTTGCCGTTGCAATAATTCTTTCAGCATCTATTTCTATGGTAACACCTTTTGAACCCGCATCGCTATTGGTTTTGGGTCCGGGCAGATATAAAATATCTCACTTCTTTAAAATAGGCGGTGTGCTTACGGTGATAGGTTTATTTATCATTCTGCTGATGATTCGTTACCTATATAGAATTGAATAA
- a CDS encoding SLC13 family permease → MLHYLVALALIGTSTNIAGSNFLLENGIEPIGMFEFLPIGLALLVVCTLLFAFFGNRILPNILSIETQTKKNDRYFLAHIYITHQSSLVGKSILSLNDADLTFTKVENAEQSFDFNSDYIIQQNDNLYLRATSEALKLFYHKHNISETANPLETFKSEIVELMVLPSSFIANTTINESNFRHKTGLIPIGLFRKGESISSNILDIKIKTGDILIAEGLEEEIDGVRQRNNFIVLTQQPKSNLPHLRKGFIALAIFVLAVIVGAIEFYP, encoded by the coding sequence TTGCTTCACTACTTGGTGGCACTTGCGTTAATCGGCACTTCTACCAACATTGCAGGAAGTAATTTTTTATTGGAAAATGGGATAGAACCAATCGGTATGTTTGAGTTTTTGCCAATTGGTTTAGCGCTGCTTGTTGTTTGCACATTGTTGTTTGCGTTTTTCGGAAACCGAATTTTGCCCAATATTCTTTCTATTGAAACTCAAACAAAAAAAAATGACCGTTATTTTCTTGCCCATATATACATTACTCATCAATCTTCTCTTGTAGGAAAATCAATTCTATCCCTGAACGATGCCGACCTTACTTTCACCAAAGTCGAAAACGCGGAACAATCTTTTGATTTTAACTCCGATTATATCATTCAGCAAAATGATAACCTCTATCTAAGAGCAACCAGTGAAGCACTCAAATTATTCTATCATAAACATAATATTTCCGAAACAGCCAATCCTCTTGAAACGTTTAAATCTGAGATTGTTGAGTTGATGGTTCTGCCTTCCTCTTTCATTGCTAACACGACAATTAACGAATCAAATTTCCGCCACAAAACAGGGCTTATACCTATCGGTCTGTTCCGAAAGGGCGAAAGTATATCTTCCAATATTCTCGACATAAAAATTAAAACAGGTGACATCCTTATTGCCGAAGGACTTGAAGAAGAAATTGACGGGGTTCGTCAGCGAAATAATTTTATTGTCCTTACGCAACAACCTAAATCAAACCTTCCCCACTTAAGAAAAGGTTTTATAGCATTGGCAATTTTTGTATTGGCAGTAATTGTAGGTGCTATCGAATTTTACCCATGA